From the genome of Magnetospirillum sp. WYHS-4, one region includes:
- a CDS encoding response regulator — MLVVDDNQFMRSITKTVLSAFHCRNIREAENGVQALEVLRGGFSPDIIITNWNMPEMDGITFAHNIRSDPDSVNPYTPIVMVTGHSEQHRVLAALNAGINEFLVKPVTAKGLYSRLAAVILRPRPFVRAKDFFGPDRRRRHDAAYRGRERRKSHP; from the coding sequence ATGCTGGTAGTCGACGATAACCAGTTCATGCGGAGTATCACAAAGACGGTCTTGTCTGCGTTTCATTGCCGCAACATACGCGAGGCCGAAAATGGGGTTCAGGCTCTTGAGGTGCTCCGCGGCGGCTTTTCTCCGGACATCATCATCACCAACTGGAACATGCCGGAGATGGACGGAATCACCTTCGCGCACAATATCCGATCCGATCCGGACAGCGTGAACCCGTATACTCCCATCGTCATGGTGACGGGGCATTCGGAACAACATCGGGTGCTGGCGGCTCTTAACGCCGGCATCAACGAGTTTCTGGTCAAGCCCGTGACGGCAAAGGGCCTCTACAGCCGTCTGGCCGCCGTGATTCTGCGACCGCGTCCCTTCGTCCGGGCGAAGGACTTCTTCGGTCCCGACCGCCGCCGCCGCCATGATGCGGCCTATCGTGGAA
- a CDS encoding bacteriohemerythrin yields MGTELQLVHWTEDLSVGIPAVDADHKVLIDLLNQIVKAKDGPEPISVIGTVLNVLGHYTDYHFTREELVQAAGGYPGLAAHHRIHESLKESVEQYRSRFMADPASVDIDDLYVFLKDWLVEHIMSEDKAFAPYVANTPEAEAAAESVHFVSLDDIDFDDMENDPFMGGRS; encoded by the coding sequence ATGGGCACAGAACTTCAACTGGTCCACTGGACCGAGGATTTGAGCGTCGGCATACCGGCGGTGGACGCGGATCACAAGGTTCTGATCGACCTTCTCAACCAGATCGTCAAGGCCAAGGATGGCCCTGAGCCGATTTCCGTGATCGGCACCGTTCTCAATGTTCTCGGCCATTACACCGACTACCATTTCACCCGCGAGGAACTCGTTCAGGCGGCGGGGGGCTACCCAGGGCTGGCGGCCCATCATCGTATCCACGAGAGTCTCAAGGAATCCGTGGAGCAGTACCGGTCGCGTTTCATGGCGGACCCGGCCTCGGTGGACATCGACGATCTTTACGTCTTTCTCAAGGACTGGCTTGTCGAGCACATCATGTCCGAGGACAAGGCCTTCGCCCCCTACGTGGCCAACACGCCCGAGGCCGAGGCGGCAGCCGAATCCGTCCATTTCGTATCCCTGGACGATATTGATTTCGATGACATGGAAAACGATCCGTTCATGGGGGGAAGATCGTGA